CGTTTTTATGCACTTGTGCAAGATATAGCATAGAAATTTTAATGTCTATAAATATTTATTGAATTTATAGAGATTGTGGGAAGTTGTTAGTAGGTAGTAGTTAGTAGTTAGTGGTTGTTTTTAACAACTAACTACTATCAACTATCAACCAACAACTAACAATCTCTCAAAGCTATGCTAACCTAAGCAGGCGATCGCGCAGAATTTCTGCTTGTTTCTCAGCCTCAGCTAAGGCATTTCGAGCTCCTTCTACTACCTCTGGTGGTGCTTGCTCCACAAAATTAGGATTGCTTAACCTAGCGCTGAGAGACTTTATTTCCCCTTCTATCTTGCTCAGGCGTTTTTGAAGTTTGGCACTAAACGCCTCAATATCGACGACCCCAGCTAGCTGAAGTAGCACTTGCACTGTACCAACAACGTCAGCAATCGCTTTTTCTGGTTCTTGTAGTTGTTGTGTTTCTGCTTGTTGCTGATTCTCATTACCAGATGCTGGAAATAACTGCGCCCAGAACTTTTGTCTAGCCTCAGCAAGCAGTAAATGACGGACAGTGAACCAAGCTGAATAACCAAAACCTACAATTTCAAAGAAAGTTCCGATTAAGGAATTTTCATCAATTGCATTTGCTACAACCAGACCTATTGTAAATAAGTAAATGACGCCGATAATTGTGACTATTTTCGTCCAAGAAATCCGGGATTTTTGACCAACAAAGGTTGCTTTCTTTTGCTCACCAGCGATAGTTAAATTCTCAACCTTTGCCAAATCTTTAACATAAGACTGTCCAGCAGTGAGAATTTGCCGTTCGTTCTCGCTTGCGGTTTGCAAATTTACTGTCACTTTCACCGCAGGCTTAACATCCGCTTCAGCTCGCAAATTGCGAATTGTACGAATTGTACCAATCAACAGTTCAAACTGTTCCTCCAAAGCGGTGTCAATTAAATTTGTCTGGGCTTCTGGGTAGAGTTGGGTGGATAAACTTTGCTTGGAATCTGCTCCTTGCTGGGTGAGAGTCTGCCAAATCTCTTCGGTAATATGAGGCATGAAGGGATGAAGTAATTTTAAAATCCCTTCCAGCACATATGCGAGAGTTTGTTGTGCCACGCGACGGGATGCAGGGTCAGAACCGGGCACTTGGCTCAAGTCGGGAGACCCGCCCACGCCAGTGCCCTGATCTTTTTGCAGCCGAGATTTGACCAGCTCAATATACCAGTCGCAGAAGTCGCCCCAGATAAAATCGTAGAGTCTCTTCGCTGCTTCCCCTAACCCATAGTTATCGATGTCATTGTTGGTTTGTTGAACAACTTGATGGTAACGGGAGAGAATCCAACGGTCACTTAGTTCAGTGGCGAGTGGTTCTCCCAATTGTTGCGGGGTTTGCCCATCCAAATTCATCATCACAAAACGTGCAGCATTCCACAACTTATTAGCAAAGTTGCGGGATGCTTCCACCGATGACGACTCATCCTTTTTGCGATCGTACTCCAAGCGGATATCTTGACCCGCGCCAGCGACTTCCTTGATTAAGGTGTAGCGCAGCGCATCAGTACCGTACTTCTCAATGAGTAACAGCGGGTCAATGCCATTGCCGGCTGACTTGGACATCTTTTTATTATTCTCATCCCGCACCAAGCCGTGGATGTAAACTGTTTCAAATGGCATTTGCCCTGTAAAATGCCCTGCCATCATCGTCATTCTGGCAACCCAGAAAAAGATGATATCAAAACCTGTAACCAGGGTGGTTGTGGGGTAATAAGTCTTTAAATCTGGGGTTTGTTCGGGCCAACCCAAAGTAGAAAAGGGCCAGAGTCCAGAAGAAAACCAGGTATCTAGTACATCTGGGTCTTGTTCTATCTTGACATTTTCACCGAATTGTGATATGAGTTTCTCACGTGCTTCTCCTTCGTGACACGCTACAACAAACGGCGTGTTGTCAGTAATCTCACCGCCCGTTTCACTCACAGCATACCAAGCAGGAATTTGGTGTCCCCACCACAATTGACGAGAGATACACCAATCTCTGAGATTCACCAACCAATCACGATACACCTTTGTCCAGCGTTGGGGGACAAACTCTGGGGAATTTTGCTGGTCGAGGAATTCTAATGCCCGTTCTGCCAGTGGACGAATTTTGACAAACCATTGAGTTGAGAGGAGTGGTTCAACGGGGACTTTACCGCGATCGCTGTAAGGAATCGTATGCTTATAATCCTCCACCTTTACCAGAAACCCGTCAGCCTCCAGCCGTTCCACCACATTCTTTCTAGCAATAAAGCGGTCTTGACCTTGGAAAGGACCAGCATTTTCATTGAGAGTGCCGTCCTTATTCATAATATTAATAAACGGCAAATTGTGACGCTGACCCATTTCAAAGTCATTCGGGTCATGTGCCGGAGTCACCTTCACACAACCTGTGCCAAAAGTGGGGTCAACCAACTCATCAGCAATAATCGGAATTTCCCGATTCATAATTGGCAAAGTTAGCGTTTTGCCAATCAGGTGCTTGTAGCGCTCATCATTAGGATTAACCGCCACCCCAGTATCGCCTAGCATTGTTTCTGGTCGGGTTGTCGCCACCTCCACATAACCAGACCCATCCGTGAGAGGATAGCGGAAGTGCCAGAGATGACCATCCACCTCTTTCGGTTCCACCTCCAAATCGGAAACCGCTGATTGTGTCTCTGGACACCAATTCACCAAATACTTACCGCGATAGATTAGCCCTTCTACGTAGAGTTGGTTAAAGGCTTTCAAAACAGCTTTGGTTAAACCCTCATCAAGGGTAAACCGTTGCCGCGACCAGTCTACAGATACACCCAAGCGTCGCAGTTGATTGACAATTGTCCCCCCAGATTCTGCCTTCCACTGCCATGCGCGTTCTAGGAATTTCTCACGCCCCAATTCATAGCGAGTTGTACCCTCTTTTTTGAGTTGCTTTTCCAGTATCGTATGCACTGCGATACTAGCGTGGTCAGTTCCAGGAAGCCATAGAGTATTGCGTCCCTTCATGCGGTGGTAGCGCACAAGGGTGTCAATCAACGCACTCTCAAAGGCGTGTCCCATGTGCAAACTGCCCGTGACATTAGGCGGTGGAATCACGATGCAGTAGGGTTCGCCACCCTTGTTAGGGTCGGCTTTGTAGATTTGGTTTTCTTCCCAAAATTTTTGCCACTTGGCTTCAGTGGAAAAGGGTTCGTAAAGACTTGGGAGGTTAGGAATTGCTGCGGTCATGCTGGGAAAACTAACTGTGGAAGGACTTTTATAAATTTTGCCACAGGGTTGAGGAGTGTTTTATGGAAATGAACCGCCAAGACGCCAAGAACGCCAAGA
The sequence above is a segment of the Mastigocladopsis repens PCC 10914 genome. Coding sequences within it:
- a CDS encoding valine--tRNA ligase, with the protein product MTAAIPNLPSLYEPFSTEAKWQKFWEENQIYKADPNKGGEPYCIVIPPPNVTGSLHMGHAFESALIDTLVRYHRMKGRNTLWLPGTDHASIAVHTILEKQLKKEGTTRYELGREKFLERAWQWKAESGGTIVNQLRRLGVSVDWSRQRFTLDEGLTKAVLKAFNQLYVEGLIYRGKYLVNWCPETQSAVSDLEVEPKEVDGHLWHFRYPLTDGSGYVEVATTRPETMLGDTGVAVNPNDERYKHLIGKTLTLPIMNREIPIIADELVDPTFGTGCVKVTPAHDPNDFEMGQRHNLPFINIMNKDGTLNENAGPFQGQDRFIARKNVVERLEADGFLVKVEDYKHTIPYSDRGKVPVEPLLSTQWFVKIRPLAERALEFLDQQNSPEFVPQRWTKVYRDWLVNLRDWCISRQLWWGHQIPAWYAVSETGGEITDNTPFVVACHEGEAREKLISQFGENVKIEQDPDVLDTWFSSGLWPFSTLGWPEQTPDLKTYYPTTTLVTGFDIIFFWVARMTMMAGHFTGQMPFETVYIHGLVRDENNKKMSKSAGNGIDPLLLIEKYGTDALRYTLIKEVAGAGQDIRLEYDRKKDESSSVEASRNFANKLWNAARFVMMNLDGQTPQQLGEPLATELSDRWILSRYHQVVQQTNNDIDNYGLGEAAKRLYDFIWGDFCDWYIELVKSRLQKDQGTGVGGSPDLSQVPGSDPASRRVAQQTLAYVLEGILKLLHPFMPHITEEIWQTLTQQGADSKQSLSTQLYPEAQTNLIDTALEEQFELLIGTIRTIRNLRAEADVKPAVKVTVNLQTASENERQILTAGQSYVKDLAKVENLTIAGEQKKATFVGQKSRISWTKIVTIIGVIYLFTIGLVVANAIDENSLIGTFFEIVGFGYSAWFTVRHLLLAEARQKFWAQLFPASGNENQQQAETQQLQEPEKAIADVVGTVQVLLQLAGVVDIEAFSAKLQKRLSKIEGEIKSLSARLSNPNFVEQAPPEVVEGARNALAEAEKQAEILRDRLLRLA